From a single Sporosarcina oncorhynchi genomic region:
- the rplB gene encoding 50S ribosomal protein L2 has protein sequence MAIKKYKPTSNGRRNMTSSDFSEITADRPEKSLLEPVKRKGGRNNQGRMTVRHQGGGHKRQYRVIDFQRRKDGIPGRVATIEYDPNRSANIALINYADGEKRYILAPKGLTVGMTIMSGAEADIKVGNALPLENIPMGSTIHNIELKPGKGGQLVRSAGTSAQLLGREGKYVIIRLQSGEVRMVLATCRATIGQVGNEQHELINIGKAGRSRWMGKRPSVRGSVMNPNDHPHGGGEGRTPIGRPSPVTPWGKPTLGFKTRKKNNKSDKLIVRRRKK, from the coding sequence ATGGCGATTAAGAAATACAAACCTACCTCCAACGGACGTCGTAACATGACTTCTTCTGACTTCTCTGAGATTACTGCAGACAGACCAGAAAAATCATTGCTTGAACCAGTCAAGCGTAAAGGCGGACGTAACAACCAAGGTAGGATGACTGTTCGTCACCAAGGTGGAGGACATAAGCGCCAATACCGTGTCATCGATTTCCAACGCCGGAAAGATGGCATACCAGGACGCGTTGCTACGATCGAATACGATCCAAACCGTTCTGCTAACATTGCCCTAATCAACTATGCTGATGGGGAAAAGAGATATATCCTAGCTCCAAAAGGATTGACAGTAGGAATGACAATCATGTCTGGAGCAGAAGCTGACATTAAAGTCGGTAACGCTCTTCCGCTTGAAAACATTCCTATGGGTTCTACAATCCATAACATCGAATTGAAACCAGGTAAAGGCGGCCAGTTAGTTCGTTCTGCAGGAACATCTGCACAACTACTTGGACGTGAAGGCAAATATGTCATCATCCGTCTACAATCAGGCGAAGTTCGTATGGTTCTTGCAACTTGCCGTGCTACAATCGGTCAAGTAGGTAACGAACAACATGAATTGATCAACATTGGTAAAGCAGGTCGTTCACGTTGGATGGGTAAACGCCCTTCAGTCCGTGGATCTGTCATGAACCCTAACGATCACCCACACGGTGGTGGTGAAGGCCGTACTCCAATCGGTCGTCCAAGTCCAGTTACTCCTTGGGGTAAACCAACTCTTGGATTCAAGACTCGTAAAAAGAACAACAAATCCGACAAGCTTATCGTTCGTCGTCGTAAAAAATAA
- the rplW gene encoding 50S ribosomal protein L23: MEARDVLKRPVITERSSEQMEFKKYTFEVNTRANKTLVKQAVEEIFGVKVEKVNVQNYKGKFKRMGKHAGYTNKRRKAIVTLTADSKDIELFEM, translated from the coding sequence ATGGAAGCACGTGATGTACTAAAACGTCCGGTCATTACCGAGCGTTCTTCAGAACAAATGGAATTCAAAAAGTACACTTTCGAAGTGAACACGCGCGCTAACAAAACACTTGTTAAGCAAGCTGTCGAAGAAATCTTCGGAGTGAAAGTAGAAAAAGTTAACGTTCAAAACTATAAAGGCAAGTTCAAGCGTATGGGCAAACATGCTGGATACACGAACAAACGCCGTAAAGCAATCGTAACTTTAACTGCTGATTCAAAAGACATCGAACTATTCGAAATGTAA
- the rplD gene encoding 50S ribosomal protein L4, translating to MPKVSVLSQTGSSVGDIELSEAIFGIEPNDAVLFEALVQQRASLRQGNHKVKTRGEVAGGGRKPWRQKGTGRARQGSIRSPQWRGGGIVFGPSPRSYSYKLPKKVRRLALLSALSTKVRDEEIIVLDSLTFEAPKTKEFTKVLKDLSINKKALFVTADLDEAVALSARNIPGISVVTANGINVLDIVAHDNLVITKDAVSKIEEVLG from the coding sequence ATGCCAAAAGTATCCGTTTTAAGTCAAACAGGTTCTTCAGTTGGCGACATCGAATTGAGCGAAGCGATTTTCGGTATCGAACCAAATGATGCTGTTCTATTTGAAGCATTGGTTCAACAACGTGCGTCGTTGCGCCAAGGTAACCATAAAGTTAAAACTCGTGGAGAAGTTGCTGGCGGTGGCCGTAAGCCATGGCGCCAAAAAGGAACTGGACGTGCTCGTCAAGGGTCGATCCGTTCACCACAATGGCGTGGAGGCGGTATCGTATTCGGTCCAAGCCCAAGAAGCTACAGCTACAAACTTCCTAAGAAAGTTCGTCGCTTGGCACTCCTTTCAGCACTATCTACAAAAGTGCGCGATGAAGAAATCATCGTTTTGGACAGCTTGACATTCGAAGCGCCAAAAACAAAAGAATTTACAAAGGTTCTTAAAGACCTTTCAATTAATAAAAAAGCATTATTTGTAACAGCTGACCTTGATGAAGCAGTGGCATTGTCCGCTCGTAACATTCCTGGTATTAGCGTAGTTACAGCAAATGGCATCAACGTTCTTGACATTGTCGCTCATGACAATCTTGTCATTACTAAAGATGCTGTATCTAAAATTGAGGAGGTGCTTGGTTAA
- the rplC gene encoding 50S ribosomal protein L3, whose amino-acid sequence MTKGILGRKVGMTQIFAENGDLIPVTVIEAAPNVVLQKKTNETDGYDAIQLGFDDKREKLSNKPEKGHVAKAGTTPKRFIREIRGVDVTGYEVGQEVKVDTFAEGDIVDITGTSKGKGFQGVIKRHGYSRGPMSHGSRFHRAPGSIGSVDAQRVFKGKKLPGRTGGDTVTIQNLEIVRVDAERNLLLIKGNVPGARKTLIQVKSAIKGN is encoded by the coding sequence ATGACCAAAGGAATCTTAGGGAGAAAAGTCGGCATGACGCAAATCTTTGCTGAAAACGGCGATCTCATTCCAGTAACTGTGATTGAAGCTGCTCCAAACGTTGTTCTTCAAAAGAAGACAAACGAAACAGACGGCTATGATGCAATCCAGCTTGGATTCGACGACAAACGTGAAAAGCTATCAAACAAACCTGAAAAGGGCCATGTTGCTAAAGCTGGAACGACGCCTAAGCGCTTCATTCGCGAAATCCGCGGAGTTGACGTTACAGGGTATGAAGTTGGTCAGGAAGTCAAAGTCGATACATTCGCAGAAGGCGATATCGTCGATATTACAGGAACATCAAAAGGTAAAGGTTTCCAAGGTGTTATTAAACGCCACGGTTACTCACGCGGACCAATGAGCCACGGTTCACGTTTCCACCGAGCACCAGGTTCTATCGGTTCGGTTGATGCACAACGCGTATTTAAAGGTAAGAAATTGCCAGGACGTACTGGTGGAGACACAGTAACGATCCAAAACCTTGAAATCGTACGAGTTGACGCTGAGCGTAACTTGCTATTGATCAAAGGTAACGTTCCAGGAGCACGTAAGACACTTATCCAAGTGAAAAGTGCTATCAAAGGGAACTAA
- the rpsJ gene encoding 30S ribosomal protein S10, whose protein sequence is MAKQKIRIRLKAYDHRILDQSAEKIVETAKRSGASVSGPIPLPTERSVYTVLRAVHKYKDSREQFEMRTHKRLIDIVNPTPQTVDALMKLDLPSGVDIEIKL, encoded by the coding sequence ATGGCAAAACAGAAGATTCGTATCCGTTTAAAAGCATATGATCACAGAATTCTTGATCAGTCAGCTGAAAAGATTGTAGAAACAGCAAAACGTTCGGGTGCAAGCGTATCAGGTCCGATACCACTTCCAACTGAAAGATCTGTTTACACAGTACTTCGTGCGGTACATAAGTACAAAGATTCGCGCGAGCAGTTTGAAATGCGTACACACAAACGTCTAATCGATATCGTTAACCCGACACCACAAACTGTCGATGCGTTGATGAAACTCGATTTACCATCTGGCGTTGACATCGAAATCAAACTTTAA
- the tuf gene encoding elongation factor Tu: MGKEKFDRSKQHANVGTIGHVDHGKTTLTAAIATVLAKRGGGEARSYADVDNAPEEKERGITINTSHIEYETEKRHYAHVDCPGHADYVKNMITGAAQMDGGILVVSAADGPMPQTREHILLSRQVGVPYLVVFMNKCDMVDDEELLELVEMEIRDLLSEYEFPGDDIPVIKGSALKALEGDEAYEEKIVELMNAVDEYIPTPPRDTEKPFMMPVEDVFSITGRGTVATGRVERGVVKVGDVVDIIGLTEEPKPTTVTGVEMFRKLLDYAEAGDNIGALLRGVSREEIERGQVLAKPGTITPHTKFKSEVYVLSKEEGGRHTPFFSNYRPQFYFRTTDVTGIIHLPEGVEMVMPGDNVEMTVELIAPIAIEEGTKFSIREGGRTVGAGVVATIEK, translated from the coding sequence ATGGGTAAAGAAAAATTCGATCGTTCCAAACAGCACGCTAACGTTGGAACAATTGGTCACGTTGACCATGGTAAAACAACTTTGACTGCTGCAATCGCAACAGTTCTAGCAAAGCGCGGTGGCGGTGAAGCACGTTCATACGCTGACGTTGATAACGCTCCAGAAGAAAAAGAGCGTGGTATCACAATCAATACTTCACACATCGAGTACGAAACTGAAAAGCGTCACTACGCACACGTTGATTGCCCAGGTCACGCTGACTACGTTAAGAACATGATTACTGGTGCAGCACAAATGGACGGCGGAATCCTAGTTGTATCTGCAGCTGACGGCCCAATGCCACAAACTCGTGAGCACATCCTTCTTTCACGTCAAGTTGGTGTTCCTTACCTAGTTGTCTTCATGAACAAATGTGACATGGTTGACGACGAAGAACTTCTTGAGCTAGTTGAAATGGAGATCCGTGATCTTCTTTCTGAGTATGAGTTCCCTGGCGACGACATTCCTGTCATCAAAGGTTCAGCTCTAAAAGCTCTAGAAGGCGACGAAGCTTACGAAGAGAAAATTGTTGAATTGATGAACGCTGTAGATGAGTACATCCCAACACCACCACGTGACACTGAAAAGCCATTTATGATGCCAGTTGAGGACGTATTCTCAATCACTGGTCGTGGTACTGTTGCTACTGGACGTGTAGAGCGTGGAGTAGTTAAAGTTGGAGATGTTGTTGACATCATTGGTTTGACTGAAGAGCCAAAACCAACTACAGTAACAGGTGTTGAAATGTTCCGTAAGCTTCTTGACTATGCAGAAGCTGGCGATAACATTGGTGCACTTCTTCGTGGTGTTTCACGTGAAGAAATCGAGCGTGGACAAGTACTTGCTAAGCCGGGTACAATCACTCCACACACGAAGTTCAAATCAGAAGTTTATGTTCTATCAAAAGAAGAAGGTGGACGTCACACTCCATTCTTCTCAAACTACCGCCCACAGTTCTACTTCCGTACAACTGACGTAACGGGTATCATCCACCTTCCAGAAGGCGTGGAAATGGTTATGCCTGGCGACAACGTTGAAATGACAGTTGAACTTATCGCTCCAATCGCGATTGAAGAAGGTACTAAATTCTCAATCCGTGAAGGTGGACGTACAGTAGGCGCTGGCGTTGTAGCAACAATCGAAAAGTAA
- the fusA gene encoding elongation factor G gives MGREFSLENTRNIGIMAHIDAGKTTTTERILYYTGKIHKIGETHEGASQMDWMEQEQERGITITSAATTAAWKGHRVNIIDTPGHVDFTVEVERSLRVLDGAVTVLDAQSGVEPQTETVWRQATNYGVPRLVFVNKMDKTGADFLYSISTLHDRLQANAHPIQLPIGAEDNFSGIIDLIEMKANLYPDDTGLNVEVVDIPEEYMEQAVEYREKLIEAVTEFDEDLMEKYLAGEELSIEELKLAIRKATLAVEFYPVVCGTAFKNKGVQLVLDAVVDYLPAPTDVLEMKGFNPETEEEEVRPASDEAPFSALAFKVMTDPYVGKLTFFRVYSGVLQSGSYVQNSTKGKRERVGRILQMHANHREEIAEVHSGEIAAAVGLKDTGTGDTLCDDKAPIILESMDFPEPVISVAIEPKTKGDQDKMGNALAKLQEEDPTFRAHTDQETGEVIIAGMGELHLDIIVDRLRREFKVDANVGAPQVSYRETFRSSAEVEGKFVRQSGGRGQYGHVWIEFSPNEEGKGFEFTNAVVGGTVPREYVGSVEAGVRDSLNNGVLAGYPLIDIKARLFDGSYHDVDSNEMAFKIAASMALKNAAAKCNPALLEPMMKVEVIIPEEYMGDIMGDITSRRGRVEGMDARGNAQVVRAMVPLAEMFGYATSLRSNTQGRGVFSMSFDHYEDVPKSVAEEIIKKNKGE, from the coding sequence ATGGGTAGAGAGTTCTCCTTAGAGAATACTCGTAATATTGGTATCATGGCTCATATTGACGCTGGTAAGACAACGACAACTGAGCGTATCCTCTATTACACAGGTAAGATCCATAAGATTGGAGAAACACACGAAGGTGCATCTCAGATGGACTGGATGGAGCAGGAGCAGGAACGTGGAATCACGATCACATCTGCTGCAACAACAGCCGCTTGGAAAGGCCACCGTGTTAACATTATCGATACTCCGGGACACGTTGACTTCACAGTTGAAGTTGAACGTTCACTCCGTGTTCTTGATGGTGCTGTTACAGTTCTTGATGCTCAATCCGGTGTTGAACCACAAACAGAAACGGTTTGGCGTCAAGCGACGAACTACGGCGTTCCGCGTCTAGTATTCGTTAACAAAATGGACAAGACGGGTGCAGACTTCCTTTATTCTATAAGCACTCTTCATGATCGCTTACAAGCAAATGCGCACCCTATTCAACTTCCAATCGGTGCGGAAGATAATTTCTCTGGAATTATCGACCTAATCGAAATGAAAGCAAACTTGTATCCGGATGACACAGGATTGAACGTCGAAGTCGTAGACATTCCTGAAGAGTATATGGAACAAGCAGTAGAATACCGTGAGAAGTTGATCGAAGCTGTTACAGAATTCGATGAAGACCTCATGGAAAAATATCTTGCTGGTGAAGAACTTTCTATTGAAGAACTTAAATTGGCTATCCGTAAAGCGACATTGGCTGTAGAATTCTACCCAGTCGTTTGTGGAACAGCTTTCAAAAACAAAGGTGTTCAGTTAGTTCTTGACGCTGTTGTCGATTACTTACCTGCACCAACTGACGTTCTCGAAATGAAGGGCTTCAACCCTGAAACTGAAGAAGAAGAAGTACGTCCAGCTAGCGATGAAGCTCCCTTCTCCGCTTTGGCGTTCAAAGTTATGACTGATCCTTATGTCGGTAAACTTACATTCTTCCGTGTGTATTCAGGTGTCCTTCAATCAGGATCGTATGTTCAGAACTCTACAAAAGGTAAACGTGAGCGTGTAGGTCGTATCCTACAGATGCACGCAAACCACCGTGAAGAAATTGCTGAGGTACACTCCGGTGAAATCGCAGCTGCAGTCGGTTTGAAAGATACTGGAACAGGTGACACGCTTTGTGACGACAAAGCACCAATCATTCTTGAATCCATGGACTTCCCAGAACCGGTTATCTCAGTTGCAATCGAACCAAAAACTAAAGGTGACCAAGATAAGATGGGTAACGCTCTTGCGAAACTACAAGAAGAAGACCCTACTTTCCGTGCGCATACAGACCAAGAAACAGGCGAAGTTATCATCGCTGGTATGGGTGAACTTCACCTTGATATCATCGTTGACCGTCTACGCCGTGAGTTCAAAGTCGATGCAAACGTTGGAGCACCACAAGTATCTTACCGTGAGACATTCCGTTCATCTGCTGAAGTTGAAGGTAAATTCGTCCGCCAATCTGGTGGTCGTGGTCAATACGGACACGTTTGGATTGAGTTCTCTCCAAACGAAGAAGGAAAAGGATTCGAATTCACTAATGCTGTCGTCGGTGGAACTGTTCCTCGTGAATACGTTGGATCCGTCGAAGCAGGTGTTCGTGATTCCTTGAACAATGGTGTTCTTGCAGGTTATCCGTTGATCGACATCAAAGCTCGTCTATTTGACGGTTCATATCATGATGTTGACTCCAACGAGATGGCGTTCAAGATTGCTGCTTCAATGGCACTTAAAAACGCAGCTGCAAAATGTAACCCAGCTCTTCTTGAACCGATGATGAAAGTTGAAGTCATCATTCCTGAAGAATACATGGGAGACATCATGGGTGATATTACATCACGCCGTGGTCGTGTGGAAGGTATGGACGCTCGCGGAAACGCTCAAGTTGTTCGTGCAATGGTTCCACTTGCAGAAATGTTTGGTTATGCAACTTCACTTCGTTCGAACACACAAGGGCGCGGAGTATTCTCCATGTCGTTCGATCACTATGAAGATGTTCCAAAATCAGTTGCAGAAGAAATCATCAAGAAAAATAAAGGTGAATAA
- the rpsG gene encoding 30S ribosomal protein S7 — MPRKGPVAKRDVLPDPIYNSKLVTRLINKMMVDGKKGTSQNILYGAFELVKERSGKEPIEVFEAALNNVMPVLEVRARRVGGANYQVPVEVRPERRTTLGLRYLVNYSRTRGEKTMEERLANEILDASNNTGASVKRREEMHKMAEANKAFAHYRW; from the coding sequence ATGCCTCGTAAAGGTCCTGTTGCTAAGCGCGACGTATTACCAGATCCAATTTATAATTCCAAACTTGTTACTCGTCTCATCAACAAAATGATGGTTGACGGAAAAAAAGGTACATCACAAAACATCCTCTATGGTGCGTTTGAACTTGTGAAAGAACGTTCAGGTAAAGAGCCTATAGAAGTGTTTGAAGCTGCATTGAACAACGTAATGCCAGTTCTTGAAGTTCGTGCTCGCCGTGTTGGTGGAGCGAACTATCAGGTTCCAGTTGAAGTTCGCCCTGAGCGTCGTACGACTCTTGGATTACGTTACCTGGTCAACTATTCACGTACACGTGGAGAGAAGACAATGGAAGAGCGTCTTGCGAATGAAATCCTTGATGCTTCAAACAACACAGGTGCATCCGTGAAACGCCGTGAAGAAATGCATAAAATGGCTGAAGCCAACAAAGCATTCGCTCACTATCGTTGGTAA
- the rpsL gene encoding 30S ribosomal protein S12 gives MPTINQLVRNPRKSKSENSKAPALGKSYNSFKKSMTNVNSPQKRGVCTRVGTMTPKKPNSALRKYARVRLTNTLEVNAYIPGEGHNLQEHSVVLIRGGRVKDLPGVRYHIVRGALDTAGVTGRMQSRSQYGAKKPKEKKN, from the coding sequence ATGCCTACAATTAACCAATTAGTTCGTAACCCACGTAAGTCAAAATCGGAAAATTCCAAGGCACCAGCTCTAGGAAAAAGCTATAACAGCTTTAAAAAGTCGATGACTAACGTCAACTCGCCACAAAAAAGAGGTGTTTGTACTCGTGTGGGTACAATGACTCCGAAGAAACCGAACTCGGCTCTTCGTAAATATGCGCGTGTACGTTTGACTAACACTTTGGAAGTTAACGCTTATATCCCTGGTGAAGGTCACAACCTTCAAGAGCACAGTGTTGTTCTTATCCGTGGAGGACGCGTAAAAGACTTACCGGGTGTTCGTTACCATATCGTTCGTGGTGCTCTAGATACAGCTGGTGTTACTGGCCGTATGCAAAGCCGTTCACAATACGGTGCGAAAAAACCTAAAGAAAAGAAAAACTAA
- a CDS encoding 50S ribosomal protein L7ae-like protein codes for MSYEKVEQAKKTIIGTKQTVKAIKSGVVKEVVIAKDADSRFIDPVVGAAEREGIPVSFVESREKLGRSCGIQVGTVVVAITV; via the coding sequence ATGTCTTATGAAAAAGTCGAACAGGCAAAGAAGACGATCATCGGTACAAAGCAAACAGTGAAAGCGATAAAGTCAGGCGTAGTAAAAGAAGTCGTCATTGCGAAAGATGCTGATTCGAGGTTCATTGATCCTGTAGTGGGAGCAGCTGAACGAGAAGGTATCCCAGTGAGTTTTGTCGAATCGAGGGAAAAACTCGGTCGATCATGCGGCATTCAAGTCGGTACGGTTGTCGTCGCGATTACTGTATAA
- the rpoC gene encoding DNA-directed RNA polymerase subunit beta' produces the protein MIDVNNFEYMKIGLASPDKIRSWSYGEVKKPETINYRTLKPEKDGLFCERIFGPTKDWECHCGKYKRVRYKGVVCDRCGVEVTRQKVRRERMGHIELAAPVTHIWYFKGIPSRMGLILDMTPRALEEIIYFASYVVVDPADTPLERKQLLSEKEFRLYREKYGSKFQAAMGAEAIEQLLSAIDLDKETESLKEELKTVQGQRRTRAIRRLEVVESFRNSGNRPEWMVLEVLPVIPPELRPMVQLDGGRFATSDLNDLYRRVINRNNRLKRLLDLGAPGIIVQNEKRMLQEAVDALVDNGRRGRPVTGPGNRPLKSLSHMLKGKQGRFRQNLLGKRVDYSGRSVIVVGPNLKMYQCGLPKEMAIELFKPFVMKELVERGLAHNIKSAKRKIERLHSEVWDVLEDVIREHPVLLNRAPTLHRLGIQAFEPLLVEGRAIQLHPLVCTAYNADFDGDQMAVHVPLSAEAQAEARLLMLAAQNILNPKDGKPVVTPSQDMVLGNYYLTLERAGAIGEGMIFSTTNEALIAYQTGHVHLHSRVAIQAGALNNPTFTEEQNSKFLLTTVGKLIFNEILPETFPYINEPTIFNLQTETPDKYFVEGTVNVKEHIQNAEIVLPFRKTILGEIIAEIFKRFHITETSRMLDRMKNLGFKYSTRAGITVGISDIVVLPNKDEILQEAQDKVDKVTQQFRRGLITEEERYDRVISYWSNAKDVIQDKLMDSLENTNPIFMMSDSGARGNASNFTQLAGMRGLMANPAGRIIELPIKSSFREGLTVLEYFISTHGARKGLADTALKTADSGYLTRRLVDVAQDVIVREDDCGTDRGLEIRSLTEGSEIIEGLDERMEGRHAKKTIRHPETGAVIVQKDGLITADLSQQIIDAGIEMITIRSAFTCNTKHGVCKKCYGINLATGETVEVGEAVGIIAAQSIGEPGTQLTMRTFHTGGVAGDDITSGLPRIQEIFESRNPKGQAVISEIKGEVTEIDEIREGQKEITIQGEVETRKYLAPYNARLKVEVGDSIDRGDSITEGSIDPKELIVVKDVATVQEYLLKEVQKVYRMQGVEIGDKHVEVMVRQMLRKVRVIEAGDTDLLPGSLLDIHQFAEANGVVLKAGKVPATSRPVILGITKASLETESFLSAASFQETTRVLTDAAIKGKTDELLGLKENVIIGKLVPAGTGMQRYRQIKMDQEKESATVTVE, from the coding sequence TTGATAGATGTAAACAATTTTGAGTATATGAAAATCGGCCTCGCTTCACCGGACAAGATTCGGTCTTGGTCATATGGTGAAGTAAAGAAGCCTGAAACAATTAACTATCGTACATTGAAACCTGAAAAGGACGGCTTATTCTGTGAGCGTATTTTCGGACCTACAAAGGACTGGGAATGCCATTGTGGAAAATATAAGCGAGTACGTTACAAAGGTGTAGTCTGTGATCGATGCGGCGTTGAAGTAACACGCCAAAAAGTACGCCGTGAGCGTATGGGGCATATTGAACTTGCTGCACCGGTTACGCATATCTGGTATTTCAAAGGGATTCCGAGCAGAATGGGTCTTATTCTTGATATGACGCCACGAGCACTCGAAGAAATCATCTATTTTGCATCTTATGTTGTCGTTGATCCGGCTGATACGCCGCTTGAGCGCAAACAGTTACTTTCCGAAAAGGAATTCAGGTTATACCGTGAAAAATACGGTTCGAAGTTCCAAGCGGCTATGGGTGCGGAAGCAATTGAACAACTGCTGTCGGCAATCGATCTTGATAAAGAAACGGAAAGCCTCAAGGAAGAGCTGAAGACTGTCCAAGGTCAACGTCGTACACGTGCGATCAGACGACTTGAAGTAGTTGAATCATTCCGTAATTCAGGCAATCGCCCTGAATGGATGGTCCTTGAAGTGTTGCCTGTTATTCCTCCTGAACTACGTCCTATGGTGCAGTTGGATGGCGGTCGCTTTGCAACATCCGATTTGAATGACCTGTACCGGAGAGTTATTAACCGGAACAACCGCTTAAAGCGTCTTCTGGATCTCGGCGCTCCTGGAATCATCGTACAGAACGAAAAGCGTATGTTACAGGAAGCTGTTGATGCACTAGTGGATAACGGTCGACGCGGACGTCCGGTAACTGGTCCAGGTAACCGTCCTTTGAAATCCCTCTCTCATATGTTGAAAGGGAAACAAGGGCGATTCCGTCAAAACCTATTAGGTAAACGTGTCGACTATTCCGGTCGTTCTGTTATCGTTGTAGGTCCAAACTTGAAAATGTATCAGTGTGGTCTACCGAAAGAAATGGCTATCGAACTGTTCAAGCCTTTCGTCATGAAAGAGTTAGTTGAACGCGGACTTGCGCATAACATCAAGAGTGCTAAACGCAAGATCGAACGATTGCATTCCGAAGTGTGGGATGTTCTCGAAGATGTCATCAGGGAGCATCCGGTTCTGTTGAACCGTGCACCTACTCTTCACAGACTTGGTATTCAGGCATTCGAACCGTTGTTAGTAGAAGGCCGTGCTATCCAGCTTCACCCGCTCGTATGTACAGCGTATAACGCTGACTTCGATGGTGACCAGATGGCTGTTCACGTTCCGTTGTCAGCAGAAGCACAAGCGGAAGCACGCTTGTTGATGCTGGCTGCACAAAACATTTTGAACCCGAAAGATGGAAAACCGGTTGTTACACCTTCCCAGGATATGGTTTTAGGTAACTATTACCTGACTTTGGAAAGAGCTGGAGCAATTGGGGAAGGCATGATTTTCAGTACGACCAACGAAGCGTTGATCGCTTACCAAACAGGTCATGTTCATCTCCATTCGAGGGTTGCTATACAAGCGGGTGCATTGAATAACCCGACATTTACAGAAGAACAAAACAGTAAGTTCCTATTAACGACGGTTGGGAAGCTCATTTTCAATGAAATCCTTCCTGAGACTTTCCCGTATATCAACGAACCGACGATTTTTAACTTGCAAACAGAAACGCCGGATAAATACTTCGTTGAGGGTACAGTTAATGTGAAAGAACATATTCAAAATGCTGAAATCGTCTTGCCGTTCCGTAAAACGATCCTTGGTGAAATCATCGCGGAAATCTTCAAGAGGTTCCATATTACGGAAACTTCAAGAATGCTTGACCGCATGAAAAACCTAGGATTCAAATATTCGACTCGCGCAGGAATCACTGTAGGTATTTCCGACATCGTCGTATTGCCAAACAAAGATGAAATCCTGCAAGAAGCGCAAGATAAAGTAGACAAAGTGACACAGCAGTTCCGTCGTGGTCTAATCACGGAGGAAGAACGTTATGACCGTGTCATCTCCTACTGGAGTAATGCGAAAGACGTTATCCAGGATAAACTAATGGACTCACTTGAAAATACAAACCCTATTTTCATGATGAGTGACTCTGGTGCCCGTGGTAACGCATCAAACTTTACACAACTCGCAGGAATGCGTGGTTTGATGGCCAACCCGGCAGGTCGTATTATCGAATTGCCAATCAAGTCATCATTCCGTGAAGGACTGACAGTTCTTGAATACTTCATCTCGACTCACGGTGCGCGTAAAGGTCTTGCCGATACAGCACTGAAAACAGCCGACTCAGGTTACCTGACTCGTCGACTCGTTGACGTTGCACAAGACGTCATCGTGCGCGAAGACGATTGTGGAACCGATCGTGGTCTTGAGATTAGATCCCTCACTGAAGGGTCTGAAATTATCGAGGGACTTGATGAGCGTATGGAAGGACGTCATGCGAAGAAGACGATTCGACATCCTGAAACGGGTGCAGTTATCGTTCAGAAAGATGGCTTAATCACTGCTGATCTTTCTCAGCAGATTATAGATGCAGGCATCGAAATGATTACGATTAGATCTGCATTTACATGTAATACAAAGCACGGCGTCTGTAAAAAATGTTACGGCATAAACCTTGCTACAGGTGAAACAGTTGAAGTTGGAGAGGCAGTCGGTATTATTGCTGCTCAATCCATCGGTGAGCCTGGAACGCAGCTTACAATGCGTACATTCCATACAGGTGGTGTTGCGGGAGACGATATTACATCAGGTCTTCCACGTATCCAGGAAATCTTTGAATCACGTAATCCTAAAGGGCAGGCGGTTATTTCTGAGATTAAAGGCGAAGTTACTGAAATTGATGAAATCCGTGAAGGTCAAAAAGAGATTACGATTCAAGGAGAAGTGGAAACACGTAAATATCTTGCACCTTACAATGCCCGTCTGAAAGTAGAAGTCGGCGATTCCATTGATCGTGGAGATAGCATCACAGAAGGTTCCATTGATCCGAAGGAATTGATCGTTGTTAAAGATGTAGCAACTGTTCAAGAATATCTTCTTAAAGAAGTTCAGAAAGTATACCGTATGCAAGGTGTTGAAATCGGCGATAAACACGTTGAAGTGATGGTCCGTCAAATGCTGCGTAAAGTACGTGTCATTGAAGCGGGGGATACAGATCTTCTTCCAGGTTCATTGCTTGATATCCATCAATTTGCTGAAGCGAATGGCGTCGTATTGAAAGCGGGCAAAGTCCCTGCGACATCACGTCCTGTCATTCTTGGTATTACAAAAGCTTCCCTTGAGACGGAATCATTCCTATCTGCGGCTTCCTTCCAGGAGACAACTCGTGTCTTGACGGATGCAGCTATAAAAGGGAAAACAGATGAATTGCTTGGCTTGAAAGAGAATGTCATCATCGGTAAACTTGTGCCTGCCGGAACTGGTATGCAACGTTACCGCCAGATCAAAATGGATCAAGAAAAAGAATCTGCAACAGTCACAGTGGAATAA